A stretch of the Panthera uncia isolate 11264 chromosome D1, Puncia_PCG_1.0, whole genome shotgun sequence genome encodes the following:
- the MYOD1 gene encoding myoblast determination protein 1 gives MELLSPPLRDVDLTGPDGSLCNFASADDFYDDPCFDSPDLRFFEDLDPRLVHVGALLKPEEHSHFPAAVHPTPGAREDEHVRAPSGHHQAGRCLLWACKACKRKTTNADRRKAATMRERRRLSKVNEAFETLKRCTSSNPNQRLPKVEILRNAIRYIEGLQALLRDQDAAPPGAAAAFYAPGPLPPGRGGEHYSGDSDASSPRSNCSDGMMDYSGPPSGARRRNCYDSTYYSEAPSEPRPGKSAAVSSLDCLSSIVERISTESPTAPSLLLADAPPESSPGPQEAAAQSEVERGAPTPSPDAAPQCPAGANPNPIYQVL, from the exons ATGGAGCTGCTGTCGCCGCCGCTCCGGGACGTAGATTTGACTGGCCCCGACGGCTCCCTCTGCAACTTTGCCTCCGCGGACGATTTCTATGATGACCCGTGTTTCGACTCTCCGGACCTGCGCTTCTTCGAAGACCTGGACCCGCGCCTCGTGCACGTGGGCGCGCTCCTGAAGCCCGAGGAACATTCGCACTTCCCTGCGGCCGTGCACCCGACCCCGGGCGCGCGCGAGGACGAGCATGTGCGCGCGCCCAGCGGGCACCACCAGGCTGGCCGCTGTCTATTGTGGGCCTGCAAAGCGTGCAAGCGCAAGACCACTAACGCCGACCGCCGCAAGGCCGCCACCATGCGCGAGCGGCGCCGCCTGAGCAAAGTCAACGAGGCTTTCGAGACGCTGAAGCGCTGCACGTCCAGCAACCCAAACCAGCGGCTGCCCAAGGTGGAGATCCTGCGCAACGCGATTCGCTACATCGAAGGCCTGCAGGCGCTGCTGCGCGACCAGGACGCCGCGCCCCCTGGCGCCGCCGCGGCCTTTTACGCGCCTGGCCCGCTGCCCCCAGGCCGTGGCGGCGAGCACTATAGCGGCGACTCGGACGCGTCCAGCCCGCGCTCCAACTGTTCCGACGGCATG ATGGACTACAGCGGCCCCCCGAGCGGTGCCCGGCGGCGGAACTGCTACGACAGCACCTACTACAGCGAGGCGCCCAGCG AACCCAGGCCCGGGAAGAGTGCTGCGGTGTCGAGCCTCGACTGCCTGTCAAGCATCGTGGAGCGCATCTCCACCGAGAGCCCCACGGCGCCCTCCCTTCTGCTGGCGGATGCGCCGCCGGAGTCGTCTCCGGGCCCACAAGAGGCGGCGGCCCAGAGTGAGGTCGAGCGCGgcgcccccaccccttccccggACGCCGCCCCGCAGTGCCCAGCGGGCGCAAACCCCAACCCGATCTACCAGGTGCTCTGA